From Prionailurus viverrinus isolate Anna chromosome B2, UM_Priviv_1.0, whole genome shotgun sequence, the proteins below share one genomic window:
- the PRSS35 gene encoding inactive serine protease 35 gives MLRRTKEKSKMENVLFCWIFFTLGWTLTDGSEMEQDFMWHLRKIPRVVSERTFRLTSPTFKADTKMVLDRVCGIECQKELPAPSLSDLEDSLSYETVFENGTRTLTRVKVQDVVLEPTQNITTKGALVRRRRQVYGTDSRFSILDKRFLTNFPFNTAVKLSTGCSGILISPSHVLTAAHCVHDGKDYIKGSKKLRVGLLKMRNKGGGKKRRGSKRSRREANGGDKREGTKVNLERDKAGRRRRKESGRGQRAAEGKPSFQWTRVKNTHIPKGWARGGRGEAALDYDYALLELKRPHKKKYMELGISPTIKKLPGGMIHFSGFDRDRADQLVYRFCSVSDESNDLLYQYCDAESGSTGSGVYLRLKEPDKKNWKRKIIAVYSGHQWVDVHGVQKDYNVAVRITPLKYAQICLWIHGDNANCTYG, from the exons ATGCTTCGCAG gacaaaagagaagagcAAAATGGAAAACGTGCTATTTTGTTGGATATTTTTCACCCTCGGGTGGACCCTCACTGATGGATCTGAAATGGAACAGGATTTTATGTGGCACTTGAGAAAAATACCCCGGGTTGTCAGTGAAAGGACTTTCCGTCTCACCAGCCCCACCTTCAAGGCAGATACTAAGATGGTGCTAGATAGAGTGTGTGGCATTGAATGCCAGAAAGAactcccagctcccagccttTCTGATCTGGAAGACTCTCTTTCCTACGAGACTGTCTTTGAGAATGGCACCAGAACCCTGACTAGAGTGAAAGTCCAAGATGTGGTCCTTGAGCCAACTCAGAATATCACCACAAAAGGAGCACTggtgaggaggagaaggcaggtgTATGGCACAGACAGCAGGTTCAGCATCTTGGACAAAAGGTTCTTAACCAATTTCCCTTTCAATACAGCTGTGAAGCTCTCCACAGGCTGCAGTGGCATCCTCATTTCCCCCAGCCACGTTCTAACAGCGGCCCACTGTGTGCATGATGGAAAGGACTACATCAAAGGGAGTAAAAAGCTAAGGGTAGGGTTGTTGAAGATGAGAAATAAGGGTGGTGGCAAGAAACGTAGGGGTTCtaagaggagcaggagagaggcgaATGGTGGTGACAAGAGAGAAGGTACCAAGGTGAATCTGGAGAGAGACAAggctggaagaagaagaagaaaggaatctgGTCGGGGCCAGAGAGCTGCTGAGGGGAAGCCCTCCTTCCAATGGACCCGGGTCAAGAATACCCACATCCCCAAAGGCTGGGctagaggagggagaggggaagccGCTTTGGACTATGACTATGCTCTTCTGGAATTGAAGCGCCctcataaaaagaaatatatggaacTAGGAATCAGTCCAACCATCAAGAAGCTGCCTGGAGGAATGATCCACTTCTCAGGATTTGATCGTGATAGGGCAGATCAATTAGTCTACCGGTTTTGTAGTGTGTCTGATGAATCCAATGATCTCCTCTATCAATACTGTGATGCTGAGTCGGGATCCACTGGTTCTGGGGTCTATCTTCGTCTGAAAGAACCAGACAAGAAGAACTGGAAACGCAAAATCATTGCGGTCTATTCAGGCCACCAGTGGGTGGATGTCCACGGCGTTCAGAAGGACTACAATGTGGCGGTGCGCATCACTCCCCTCAAGTATGCCCAGATTTGCCTCTGGATTCATGGAGATAATGCCAACTGTACTTATGGCTGA